The genomic stretch GGTATACTGCGCTTAGTTTCCCTTCTAAAGCATCAACTAGTAAGTTTAACTCAGTGATGTCATAACGGAAAAGAAAGAACTTGGCGCCCCAGGAACATGAACACAATTGTTTTGCATGGTTTAAGCATGCATATTTGTCCGGTGAACAGTTGTGACAGCCTGTTGCAGAAAGATGCAGATCAAAAAAGCATACACTGCATTCCCTCTCACTAGTAGAATCAAAAGTGCTCTCCATCTTTAAGGCCTGTGACAAATTGCAAAGAAACTCCCTCCTCACTCGTTCCATCTCAATACGTGTCTACAAAAATGTGATAAAATGTCAAATTAGCAACtgttcaaataataaatcacaCTTTGTGAAATTTAGAGCCACAACGGTGCTCCTAATTGATTGCATATTTCTCCATGCCATAGCAGGATGGCTATCATTCCATTGTCCAAGATCAAATGAGAAAGGcaagtgcaaaaaaaaaaaaagaatcacaTTCCTTATTGTCATTACCCTACTCATACCAATACCTAATGTTCTCCTACAAATCCAAGTCTAGTAAGTAAATAGctcaaatttataaattgtcAATCACATAAATATTTACCTCACTACAAATCTACACATGGAGTAAAAAGACATTATCCGTACCTTCAATGCTTTAGACAAAATTCCATCTTTCCCACAAACATCTCTCCATCTCAAATTTTCTGAAGTATTCTTCCTCAGTAAACTAAGTTCCCAATGTGCTTTTACTGCATCACGCGCAGCCCCAAGCAATAGCTTATCATGAGAAATGGATGTTTTTCGGCCTTGCCCACAATAGAGCTCAATGGCATTCTGTCCATGGGGCAACCAGTCAACTGGAGCCACATTTACTGCTTCTGCACAGTTGAAGCCACAGTTGAAGCCTGCATGATATGCTCGAGGGAAGGTCAGAACGAACTCCCCAGCGTTTTGAACACATCGATAAACAGGTACTCCATCAGACTTCAGTATGTTGGGCGAAAGTTGTGTGACCTGCATAAAACTAGAAGGTTGAAGGGCAAAACTGGTAGCTTAACAAGAAGAAAACATGAGCAATTGAGCAGCAACTTCCTTACAACAAAGCAACTATCACTAACAATCAGAGATCCCTCAACAACATTCGGCAACTCAAAGAGTATAATATACAGacacaaaaaggaagaaaaaagcAGCATTTCACATGAATAAGGACTGGAAGTGCTAAATACATTGTCAGCCCTGGACCTAGCTTTTATTTCTTACTAACCTCAACTAGACCTCTCAGACACTGTTACAAGTTACAGATATGTCAAATCCAATTGACAGAATAAGTTCTGCTCACCAGCTTATGAAGTAAGTCAGGCTGCTCATCAAAGAGATCAGGCAAGTGTTTCCTCATAGCAGCTTCCAACTTCAAGGCATCTGCCCCAGGAACACCATACCACATTTTGGGAGCTCCCCAGTGCATGTAATTCAGTGAGTATAGATGGTGATCTTCAACATGCTGtaatatttaaaaggaaaataaaaattaaacatgcaaTTATCCAAAAGTACTCTGTGCTATTAGAATGCATAAGAACAAAATACAACAAAACATAGTTGACATGAAGGATGAAAGGAGGTATAATATCTCAAGTGAACCGAAATGCTGGATATCAATAGTCAAATATCATTTCTGTTGATTGCACTGTCCTGGATCCTGATATGGTGTAACAAGAATGAATTCCATGCAAGTGAAGAGGTGCCATTTTCCTTACCCAGCAGAAAGAAGAAAAGCACATTCCTAGATACAGCCAAGGTACCAGAACACCAGATATGTCACTGCTCTCATATGAAAGTAGTGAACCTGGAAGCCTGGGAAAATTATTTAAGTTCCACCCTGAACTTATATATTTGATGTCCAAAGCAGATCCAACTTGATGGGAATGTTTAGGGAACCCACTACCAAATGATCCAGTTTCCAAGTCGGCTCCATAAAGCACCTATATTGCAACAAAAACATTAAGAAAATACCTAAAGGACGGTGATTAAATCTCATTAAAGCCAAACGACATTTAAAGAAAGCAAAACATAATTTGGAAATGAAATCTGTTCAAGCGCGAAAGCACGTATGTGTATATAGAGGAATTATACCTCAATTTCTTCAGTGGGTTTCTCGACCATCCGCCAATATTCACCTTCAATATTCTCCACTGAGGGCTCACATTGCCCTTCATTTTTTCTGAAGTACTGGGCCTTGAAATCATCAGCATATTTCTGAAATGAATCCAGAGTAAACTCTGGACCAGGTTCAAAGCCAAACCTCTCAGACTCAAAAATTGCAGCTTCACTAGGAACCTTGACATCACAAATAGCACTGTTCTGATCTACTCCTGCCTTAGTGCatcttctccttttctttttcttgtggTGATTAATCTTCAACATTTTTGTTATTGAGTCCCGATTCTGAAGCTTGTCTATCCTTTGTATACGAGTAATAAATCTGGATTTTTCCCATACGTTTTTCTCCTTGAGGGGACATGGAGGTTTCCACGAAGCAGGAGGTACTATGCGGCAAATGCCGTATGCTTCAGCTTGGGGACGTATACTTGCAATATATTGTAGAGTATCTTGAAATTCCTGTATATCAATTAATTGACTGAGACAACACCATTGTATAAGAGTCAAAAGAATATAGCAAAACTTTAAATAATTGACACTTGAAACAATGGCATATTTCATCTAGTCGAAAACCTAGTACAATCAATAATTTAGAGTAGCAACCTCTTCAGTTGGATAGAACACTGGAGCATCCTGAAGATCAGGCCTACGTGCTTCTTCTGGACGCCATTGTGCAGTGACCTGTTTAGACATTGAGATATTAAATGAATTTCTTGTAGAGACGTATACAATCCCATTATTGACCTCGATGAGAGGGTTGTAATTCTCCAAGACCTTTGGCATCGGAAAACCACTAATCAACCACCACTTAATGTTTAAAAGTTTTGATAAGACaaacaattttataatgttaaccttttggcaattgACACACTCTTCACATCCACGGATAACCCCTTTAGGAAGCTGTAGCCTGAAGGAGACCTTCTGCATATATGAGTAATGCATAAGATGAGGAATCACAAAGACCTAGGaacaattttgaaatttgaaataatatattaatataacagTAAAGCAATAGACTCCACCTGCTCAGAGTCAGATTCATCTCCTGAGCTGTTCTCAACTTGGCCATAGCTTATACAAGGTCTACGCCTTATAGACTTCAGTTTTGCATCCTCCACACCCTCTAAATCAGGTTCAACCTTAGCTCTCTGTAATTGCATTTCACTTGAAGAGGCTGAGCAATTGgttttcttttcattatctTTGACCTTTTCCAGGGTGAAGGATGCAAGTGACTCAAATCCAGGTGGAATTGTTGACATATCTATAGTTTCATCCTTGACGCAGTGACTAACGAGTTCTGTCCCCATGACAGCTGTTTAGCAATGAACTAAAACCATGTCAACTagcagaagaagaaaaaaaaaacatgcatttTCTCTCTACCAAAGTGCATTCGTCAGCAGAAGACCATATGTTAACAGACAAGGAAACCATATTCCTACCACCTAAGATAGGTAATACATTAGGTCTAAGAGTTTATTCTCCTCAAAAGAAAACCCAAATATTCATAATTGCAGTTGCTGGGTTAGAATCAGAAGTATCTATCCAGAACTCATACAAGAATGCTCTGATTGTGTTATACAGAACCCCAAGATTCATATCAACATCAAAGCATTCTCCATGTCAAATCTAATAATCTCAAATTCAGAATGTCAAAATAGTTAAGGACCACTAAACATTAAAAACAAACTAAATCAAACATTATCAGAGTACAAAGAAGTACTGCATGCATCATCACCAACAGATTGATGATTCAAACTTGCAGAATACATTGAATTCATACACTTACATATGCATGTATGCTTGATCTTAGATCAAACTTTCCCAGTGACCTCCAGCAGCTGAAACTCCAATCCACCAAACCCTACATGTTCCACAAAGCAACAACATCAACAATCAGCATAAACACCacacaattacatatatgtacaCATGCATACACATATACCTACAAATATGAATCAGGAACAGCAGATCTGAAGCAAACCCTAAACGTATCAAGTACAGTAAAAGAGATGGTAAGGTAAAAACCCACCAATAGGTCAAGGCAATCTACAGCCCCTAGGCAGTGTGGGCACCCATCAACATTTACCAACTAACCAAAATTGTATTTTGACCCGACCCTGATGACCCACTACATCTACTACACACATCTACTTTTCAGCCTTTCATTTCTCCCCACCCCCAAAGCCTCTTGCAGGCAGAGAAGGAGTAAATTCAAGAGAAAGGACAAATGAAATCCAGATATAGTTTCCTAATTTTGTTATTTGGATAAGGCACCGGAGCTGTGGGATTTCACTTATggaacaaaaaataacaataaaattgtgaatcaattggtgataagaataaaaaattggaAGAACCCTAGGACAAGAAAACACAGCAACCTAACTTCTAGTCTAGTACTGCACGGCTACAGAAAAACCCCCAAACTTCATCTCGAGCCCAGTTGTTAATTACTTCAACTAAACCTTCTAAATCTATGTAACTTTCTGCTTGTCTTCTTTACTATATTTATTACCATACCTAACTTTGTTATTGGTTAGGAGTTAGGACTTAGGAGCTCCGagttttatttcctttttcttcgAATGTTCTGTGTATCGGAGACCATGTAAGAAACTTTGAAAtgactaaataataataataataataataataataataataataatgttatgaCACGTTAAATACTTAAATCCTGTAATAAAACTGTCCCTTACGTGTAACGCGGTTGAGACTTGAAATGGTAAGATTCATAATATACACTAATTTGTAGTAATTTAgaagtataatttattattaaattatgtgagcttaaattaaattttttgagtacatattttgttattgttatattatgcaccctaaggaaaataataataaatgaagtGTTGCCAACAAAAACCAAACTTAAATATGAAGTAACTTATTATTGtagtttattttgtatttttacgGATTTTATTTAACATGGCAAATATCTATTTACAAACTCTTAAGTCGTGACATCTATAATAATCAACTTATGAGTGTTGATTCATCTCTTTAAATCTTTAAATTTacttaaaatttagtttagataatactAATATtgtttgagctaatatttaaaatattgttagatatattcatttgaatgacttGTATACATATGATTtttactttgatatttaatatatgtgaaatttcaatatacatgtattatgatattatataactaaaaatattcGAACCAATAAAttattgagttcaatcaaaatttaaaattttgtgtagatttcaagttttaattttgattatgtGAATAATGTATAACTTTAAGTGTAAGCAATTTATATAAGTAAACGAGTAGAAATAATAGAATATTGTGTTAAGAAAGATaatatgataatgaatgtaatgataataataaatacatatgtaAGTATATAACAGTAAGAATGTGTTTATAGTGATATATAACCAAATAAATGATACATGATTATGTTTTACAGTtagaaaaacaaattttaaaagttcttcaattttataggaaaaaaaaaacaaatgaaaatttgTGCTAGTAAATGAATTTACTGTTTTATATTCTCGAATTGTAtagattttataaaattatggcaaattatgctatggacacGGGTACACCTAGCAATGTGGACCTaggtccatattcacaatttaaaaattttatattcatactttacgaactttatgttcacaattttagaactctatattcacaattttaaatctcaatatacaaaattacattactcaatattcacaatttttaaactctatattcacaattttgctATATAGTCAAaatttgtgttatactatttaggaataagggtcaaataggtcaccgaATTACAcacgaaattgcaattaggccatcgaactcaaaaacaatgcaattgggtccttgaactacacaaattcatgcaaattaacccaaagtgacttgttgacttgatcttccggttaccaactttaaaaataatattttaaaataattttaaataaataaattaattaaaattaaaatttaaaaaaaaaagcaggaacaagtcaattgtgtccttttttaatttttaattttaaatttaattttaattaattattttatttaaaaattttttaaaatattatttttaaagttggtaaccggaagatcaagtcaaacaagttatttttggttaatttgcatggatttgtgtagttcagggaccaaattgcattatttttgagttcaatagcttaattgcagttttgtgtgtagtttgATGGCCTGTTTGATCCTTATTCCTACTACTAGTTTTAtgcgcgcattgcgcgtatggttaatgcccaatgtttatatttaaataaatatttgaaagtatatcaatgcaatattatataggagaagtttatacatgggtaattgaatgtcgaatttttttatttaaatatctaactcaaattatatgaatccaatataatatagaaaattcattataattattactaaaataaatgtttgcaaccttgtaaaatcgatagtctaaatatttggtctaaaaatgatagtttaaataaatactacttttcatttgaatttttctaagtgttcttaattctcttttgagtaacattctCATTGTCTTCATccttactatttgttctcttcatttttgttggtagtgtgttatttgcaattcagttattgttggtag from Ipomoea triloba cultivar NCNSP0323 chromosome 12, ASM357664v1 encodes the following:
- the LOC115998343 gene encoding lysine-specific demethylase JMJ18-like isoform X1, which gives rise to MGTELVSHCVKDETIDMSTIPPGFESLASFTLEKVKDNEKKTNCSASSSEMQLQRAKVEPDLEGVEDAKLKSIRRRPCISYGQVENSSGDESDSEQKVSFRLQLPKGVIRGCEECVNCQKVTAQWRPEEARRPDLQDAPVFYPTEEEFQDTLQYIASIRPQAEAYGICRIVPPASWKPPCPLKEKNVWEKSRFITRIQRIDKLQNRDSITKMLKINHHKKKKRRRCTKAGVDQNSAICDVKVPSEAAIFESERFGFEPGPEFTLDSFQKYADDFKAQYFRKNEGQCEPSVENIEGEYWRMVEKPTEEIEVLYGADLETGSFGSGFPKHSHQVGSALDIKYISSGWNLNNFPRLPGSLLSYESSDISGVLVPWLYLGMCFSSFCWHVEDHHLYSLNYMHWGAPKMWYGVPGADALKLEAAMRKHLPDLFDEQPDLLHKLVTQLSPNILKSDGVPVYRCVQNAGEFVLTFPRAYHAGFNCGFNCAEAVNVAPVDWLPHGQNAIELYCGQGRKTSISHDKLLLGAARDAVKAHWELSLLRKNTSENLRWRDVCGKDGILSKALKTRIEMERVRREFLCNLSQALKMESTFDSTSERECSVCFFDLHLSATGCHNCSPDKYACLNHAKQLCSCSWGAKFFLFRYDITELNLLVDALEGKLSAVYRWARLDLGLALSSYVTKENQVPGIIGRLSSNSSGSVPKEVNPRPPAESLKDKKEEIHAELLKKPIGHTGPLQKGKLPVESVTFQTKPSSVIQNSTQAVEEAKNNFQNQKEGSDKLDSDRKTPVVELSQEGKPLTKTLCITKPEVKRPSLPEDVVLSAEDGEKPTVIPGRVKGSPEKQRVCLGNSVKVPVSAVYITDGTIHGETINSSSTLGCIKVENDQSETPKSPTVVNHSFHVVVSSDDVNKSSQGLQIKNGNTNCNVEVVDSLFPLKLSSESNSNKEDTPKKIDVDGNSRSMDVAQSLSSASQNNLDRYFRQKGPRIAKVVRRINCNVEVLNYGVVHHGKLWCDSRAIYPNGFRSRVRYIDVLDPTNMCYYVSEILDAGRDGPLFMVSLEHCQSEVFVHVSAVRCWEMVRERVNQEITKQHKLGRAKLPPLQPPGSLDGMEMFGFSSPAIVQAIQALDQSRVCMEYWKSRPFMQFPQCSPSGSNLKPKSECPDDQEAGKYDTILSNLFKKANAEELHALHSALNINSSSADQTLVTRCLGEEIHRRGK
- the LOC115998343 gene encoding lysine-specific demethylase JMJ18-like isoform X2 — protein: MGTELVSHCVKDETIDMSTIPPGFESLASFTLEKVKDNEKKTNCSASSSEMQLQRAKVEPDLEGVEDAKLKSIRRRPCISYGQVENSSGDESDSEQVSFRLQLPKGVIRGCEECVNCQKVTAQWRPEEARRPDLQDAPVFYPTEEEFQDTLQYIASIRPQAEAYGICRIVPPASWKPPCPLKEKNVWEKSRFITRIQRIDKLQNRDSITKMLKINHHKKKKRRRCTKAGVDQNSAICDVKVPSEAAIFESERFGFEPGPEFTLDSFQKYADDFKAQYFRKNEGQCEPSVENIEGEYWRMVEKPTEEIEVLYGADLETGSFGSGFPKHSHQVGSALDIKYISSGWNLNNFPRLPGSLLSYESSDISGVLVPWLYLGMCFSSFCWHVEDHHLYSLNYMHWGAPKMWYGVPGADALKLEAAMRKHLPDLFDEQPDLLHKLVTQLSPNILKSDGVPVYRCVQNAGEFVLTFPRAYHAGFNCGFNCAEAVNVAPVDWLPHGQNAIELYCGQGRKTSISHDKLLLGAARDAVKAHWELSLLRKNTSENLRWRDVCGKDGILSKALKTRIEMERVRREFLCNLSQALKMESTFDSTSERECSVCFFDLHLSATGCHNCSPDKYACLNHAKQLCSCSWGAKFFLFRYDITELNLLVDALEGKLSAVYRWARLDLGLALSSYVTKENQVPGIIGRLSSNSSGSVPKEVNPRPPAESLKDKKEEIHAELLKKPIGHTGPLQKGKLPVESVTFQTKPSSVIQNSTQAVEEAKNNFQNQKEGSDKLDSDRKTPVVELSQEGKPLTKTLCITKPEVKRPSLPEDVVLSAEDGEKPTVIPGRVKGSPEKQRVCLGNSVKVPVSAVYITDGTIHGETINSSSTLGCIKVENDQSETPKSPTVVNHSFHVVVSSDDVNKSSQGLQIKNGNTNCNVEVVDSLFPLKLSSESNSNKEDTPKKIDVDGNSRSMDVAQSLSSASQNNLDRYFRQKGPRIAKVVRRINCNVEVLNYGVVHHGKLWCDSRAIYPNGFRSRVRYIDVLDPTNMCYYVSEILDAGRDGPLFMVSLEHCQSEVFVHVSAVRCWEMVRERVNQEITKQHKLGRAKLPPLQPPGSLDGMEMFGFSSPAIVQAIQALDQSRVCMEYWKSRPFMQFPQCSPSGSNLKPKSECPDDQEAGKYDTILSNLFKKANAEELHALHSALNINSSSADQTLVTRCLGEEIHRRGK